The following proteins are encoded in a genomic region of Gimesia algae:
- a CDS encoding LutC/YkgG family protein, translated as MTTSKNEILSKLRSQSVPKTELPDLQSIELSSQWVRYENPTEQFAEILASVGGQCIPVKNVDDVNQRLSELPAYQEAKNVCSQIAGCGQPNVSIPEITDPHDFENIDFAILPGKFGVAENGAVWISNAGGPARTLYFLSQHVALLVPASEIVNNMHQAYQKLEFAENGFGTFMSGPSKTADIEQSLVIGAHGARSLIVFLVEESF; from the coding sequence ATGACGACAAGTAAAAATGAAATCCTGAGCAAGCTGCGCAGTCAGTCGGTCCCCAAAACCGAATTGCCCGACCTGCAGTCGATTGAGCTCTCTTCACAGTGGGTCCGGTATGAGAATCCGACTGAACAGTTCGCAGAAATACTGGCTTCGGTAGGCGGACAGTGTATTCCCGTCAAAAATGTCGACGATGTCAATCAGAGGCTGTCGGAATTGCCCGCGTACCAGGAAGCAAAAAATGTCTGTTCTCAGATTGCCGGTTGTGGGCAACCTAATGTGAGCATTCCCGAAATCACCGACCCACATGATTTTGAGAATATCGATTTTGCCATTTTACCGGGTAAGTTCGGGGTGGCGGAAAATGGTGCCGTCTGGATCTCCAATGCTGGCGGCCCGGCGAGGACCCTTTACTTTCTGTCACAGCATGTCGCACTGCTGGTTCCCGCCAGCGAGATTGTAAACAACATGCATCAGGCGTATCAGAAACTGGAATTTGCTGAAAACGGGTTTGGGACCTTTATGTCGGGACCTTCCAAAACGGCTGATATTGAACAGTCGCTGGTGATCGGCGCGCATGGAGCCCGATCCCTGATTGTGTTTCTGGTCGAAGAATCATTTTGA
- the truD gene encoding tRNA pseudouridine(13) synthase TruD gives MPEPETEVLPYLTEGLPGTGGELKQTPEDFLVEEIPVYSPSGEGDHLFLWVEKRDVSAQFLVKVLSEKLRVDSREIGVAGLKDRCAITRQMVSVPAECEPLLEGFAFAGIRILQATRHERKLKTGHLKGNRFTLLLKTTTENAFANANAILEKIKATGFPNYYGSQRMGRDNETQRMGMKLLKNEKVSAKYFRNKSMKRLALSAAQSSLFNRALSQRVSAQNLHTVQRGDIMQVCESGGLFVVEEVAAEQQRFDQRETVITGPIFGPKMKQPTDQVLEAETAILQDFSLEPAYFSRFKKLTPGARRPFLIWPEDLKINQTADGIQFDFTLPSGVYATMLLREFMKNETAVMSPGDS, from the coding sequence ATGCCTGAACCAGAAACTGAAGTACTCCCCTATCTGACGGAAGGCTTACCGGGAACCGGCGGTGAATTAAAGCAGACTCCCGAAGACTTTCTCGTGGAAGAGATTCCGGTTTACTCTCCTTCCGGCGAAGGCGATCACCTGTTTCTGTGGGTAGAAAAACGGGATGTCTCGGCGCAGTTTCTGGTGAAGGTTCTGTCAGAAAAATTGAGAGTCGACTCGCGGGAAATTGGAGTGGCCGGCCTGAAAGACCGCTGTGCAATCACGCGGCAGATGGTTTCTGTTCCCGCGGAATGTGAGCCCCTGCTGGAAGGGTTTGCCTTTGCAGGAATTCGCATTCTGCAGGCAACTCGCCACGAACGTAAACTGAAAACAGGTCATCTCAAAGGCAATCGCTTTACACTTTTATTGAAAACGACCACTGAGAATGCGTTCGCCAACGCGAATGCCATCCTGGAGAAAATCAAAGCGACCGGCTTTCCCAACTATTATGGTTCACAGAGAATGGGCCGGGATAATGAAACACAGCGAATGGGCATGAAGCTCTTAAAAAATGAAAAGGTTTCCGCCAAGTATTTTCGGAACAAGTCCATGAAGCGGCTGGCGTTGTCAGCGGCGCAATCCAGCCTGTTTAATCGGGCTTTGTCTCAACGGGTCTCTGCGCAAAACCTGCATACGGTTCAGCGGGGCGATATCATGCAGGTTTGTGAATCGGGGGGTCTGTTTGTCGTCGAGGAGGTCGCTGCAGAGCAACAGCGGTTTGATCAGCGGGAAACCGTGATCACCGGTCCAATTTTCGGGCCGAAAATGAAACAGCCTACCGATCAGGTTCTGGAAGCAGAAACCGCGATCCTGCAGGATTTTTCTTTGGAGCCGGCTTATTTTTCGCGTTTCAAAAAACTGACTCCAGGTGCCCGCCGACCATTCCTGATCTGGCCTGAAGATCTTAAAATCAATCAGACGGCGGACGGCATCCAGTTCGATTTTACGCTGCCTTCCGGCGTGTATGCGACCATGCTACTCAGGGAATTTATGAAAAACGAGACGGCTGTCATGTCACCAGGCGACTCGTAA
- a CDS encoding lactate utilization protein B — protein sequence MPSHPKLAAEFVKNKERAHWHDQALWFVRSKRDKAAQQIPEWELLREQASKIKSYTVSHLPDLLEEFERNATARGVQVHWARNATEHNEIVHGLLKKHNVTRVVKSKSMLTEECHLNPYLERHGIEIIDTDLGERIVQMQHMPPSHIVMPAIHMKKEEIGELFHEQLGTEKGATDPQYLTEAARQHLRQKFIEAEAGITGVNFAIAETGGFVVCTNEGNADLGTSLNKLHIACMGIEKLIPRAGDLSVFLRLLARSATGQPITTYSSHFHGPAPGAEMHIVLLDNGRSEISGSDEFRRSLNCIRCAACMNTCPVYRRSGGYSYSNTVPGPIGSILGPAKDPKANSTLPFACSLCGSCTDVCPVKIDLHHQLLTWRKELRVKGLLPFSKRLSMKMMSWMMQAPGMYRFVGKMARSIVPYLPRFMLYNRLNDWGKQRELPIIPKQSFREWMKQNHDDK from the coding sequence ATGCCTTCACATCCAAAATTAGCTGCAGAATTCGTAAAGAATAAAGAACGTGCGCACTGGCACGATCAGGCGCTGTGGTTTGTCCGTTCCAAACGTGACAAGGCGGCGCAGCAGATTCCGGAATGGGAGCTGCTCCGTGAACAGGCTTCAAAAATCAAATCGTACACGGTTTCTCATCTGCCCGATCTGCTGGAAGAATTCGAGCGGAATGCGACGGCGCGAGGCGTACAGGTTCACTGGGCCCGCAATGCGACCGAACATAACGAGATCGTGCATGGACTTTTAAAAAAGCATAATGTGACACGCGTGGTGAAAAGCAAATCCATGCTCACGGAAGAGTGTCATCTCAATCCCTACCTGGAGCGACATGGGATTGAAATTATTGACACCGATCTGGGAGAGCGGATTGTGCAGATGCAGCATATGCCCCCCAGCCACATCGTGATGCCTGCCATTCACATGAAGAAGGAAGAGATTGGCGAACTGTTCCACGAGCAACTGGGAACAGAAAAAGGGGCCACGGATCCCCAGTATCTGACCGAAGCAGCCCGTCAGCACTTACGACAGAAGTTTATTGAAGCGGAAGCCGGGATCACGGGGGTCAATTTTGCAATCGCGGAAACGGGTGGTTTTGTAGTCTGCACGAATGAAGGCAACGCTGACCTGGGAACGTCGTTAAACAAACTGCATATCGCCTGTATGGGGATTGAGAAGTTGATTCCCCGCGCGGGCGACTTGAGTGTGTTTCTGCGATTGCTGGCCCGATCTGCGACAGGTCAGCCGATCACCACGTATTCCTCTCACTTTCATGGTCCGGCACCGGGTGCAGAAATGCATATCGTGTTGCTGGATAACGGACGCAGTGAAATTTCGGGTAGTGATGAATTTCGCCGCTCGTTGAACTGCATTCGTTGTGCCGCCTGTATGAATACCTGCCCCGTATATCGACGGAGTGGAGGTTACAGCTACAGTAACACGGTCCCCGGCCCCATCGGGTCGATTCTGGGCCCGGCCAAAGATCCGAAGGCGAATTCCACCCTGCCCTTTGCCTGCAGTCTGTGTGGTTCGTGCACCGATGTCTGTCCGGTGAAAATCGATCTGCATCATCAACTGCTGACCTGGCGAAAAGAACTGCGCGTCAAGGGATTATTACCGTTTTCAAAACGGCTCTCCATGAAAATGATGTCGTGGATGATGCAGGCACCAGGCATGTATCGTTTCGTGGGAAAAATGGCGCGTTCGATTGTGCCTTATCTGCCTCGATTCATGCTCTACAATCGCCTGAACGATTGGGGAAAACAGCGAGAACTTCCCATCATACCCAAACAGAGTTTCCGGGAGTGGATGAAGCAGAATCATGACGACAAGTAA
- a CDS encoding aldo/keto reductase — protein sequence MQYRPLGNTGFSVSALGFGAFKIGRNEQIKYSQSYDLPDDSTTDRLLNSVLDLGINHIDTAPAYGISEERIGQFLSHRRNEFLLSTKIGETFENGASTYDFSRVSLKSSLERSLDRLKTDVLDVVLIHSNHFEAEILNHSDAIETLQAAKQAGQIRWIGLSAKTLSGAKSALDWADVLMVEYHLQDRSHEALLVQAAQQGVGVFVKKGLASGLLSPTAAIPFVLRNPGVSNLVVGGLNLKHIQTNWQTAGATSIAPAA from the coding sequence ATGCAATATCGTCCCTTAGGAAATACCGGCTTCTCCGTCAGCGCGCTGGGATTTGGTGCCTTCAAAATTGGTCGCAACGAGCAGATCAAATACAGTCAGTCGTACGATCTTCCGGATGATTCTACCACAGATCGTCTGTTGAATTCCGTGCTGGATCTGGGGATCAACCATATTGATACCGCGCCCGCTTATGGCATCAGCGAAGAACGCATCGGCCAGTTCCTGTCACATCGACGTAATGAATTTCTGCTGTCGACTAAAATTGGTGAGACCTTTGAAAACGGTGCTTCCACCTATGACTTCTCGCGCGTGAGTCTGAAGTCGAGCCTGGAACGCAGTCTGGATCGATTGAAAACCGATGTACTGGACGTGGTGCTGATTCATTCGAACCATTTTGAAGCAGAGATCTTAAATCACAGTGATGCGATCGAAACACTGCAGGCAGCAAAACAGGCGGGACAGATTCGCTGGATCGGCCTGTCTGCCAAAACGCTCTCCGGTGCGAAGTCGGCACTCGACTGGGCGGATGTGTTGATGGTCGAATATCATCTGCAGGACCGCAGTCATGAAGCACTCCTGGTTCAAGCCGCACAACAGGGGGTGGGAGTCTTCGTGAAGAAAGGGCTTGCTTCGGGACTGCTGTCACCCACCGCTGCGATTCCGTTCGTGCTCCGCAACCCGGGTGTCAGTAATCTGGTGGTGGGTGGTTTGAATCTCAAGCATATTCAGACCAACTGGCAGACCGCCGGCGCTACATCGATTGCGCCAGCCGCGTAA
- a CDS encoding DNA gyrase subunit B has translation MSDQEESQSSDLKKTGYDESNIRALEGVEGIRTRPAMYIGDTTHRGLHHLVYEVVDNSIDECVNNYASIINVKINADGSVTCSDDGRGIPVGVMPDMNNRPALEVVLTEIHAGGKFDREGGYKTGTGGLHGVGITAVNALSEWLEAEVRREGHVWTMDFHQGMLKTPLKKLGKTDKSGTKITFKPDGTIFPDIKFVYDTLTKRLQELAFLNAGVRIRITDERTGQTDEFHYEEGLVEFVRHLNRTENVLYEEIIHIQGELEGVQVDISVQHNDGSTENVRCFANNIFNIEGGTHFSGFRGALTRSINAYGKKANLFKDFTPSGDDFREGLTAVITVRVPDPQFEGQTKTKLGNSEVEGIVQTVVNEKLTKFFEENPGVAKKISLKGLLAAEAREAAKKAREMVRRKGALTTGGLPEKLRDCRSRELDITELYLVEGDSAGGSADTGRDSNIQAILPLRGKILNVEKAQLVKVLDNAEIANIFKAVGVPPGAAFDDVTKRRYGKIILMTDADVDGSHIRTLLLTFFFRHMRELVNNGCVYVAQPPLYKVTQGKKIRYVQTQDEMMTQLIDLALSGSNLQHEDGTIFEGEMLEKLVKLVSDLEEPLGTLDRRGIDLKFLASNFATEAGLLPQYRIFLDKHQFWFTTQEEMEQFLKEEEAKRGDELQIADDNGAAETAEGSEEEEDEFAKAGALQVTDLHEIRTINDLLQKLKGYGIHLKDFYSPGNRNGEPIYPFCINSGSNASKLSNLRQLLPSLRDIGEKGLKLTRFKGLGEMNSEELWDTSMDPEKRVLLQVGMQDAAAADEIFRVLMGDVVEPRREFIEKHALDVKNLDV, from the coding sequence GTGAGTGATCAAGAAGAGAGTCAGTCGTCAGATTTAAAAAAAACGGGATACGATGAATCCAATATTCGTGCCCTGGAAGGCGTCGAAGGGATTCGAACCCGTCCTGCCATGTATATCGGGGATACAACGCACCGGGGGCTCCACCATCTGGTCTATGAAGTCGTTGATAACTCGATCGATGAATGTGTGAATAATTACGCTTCGATCATCAACGTCAAAATCAACGCGGATGGCAGTGTGACCTGTAGCGATGACGGACGTGGAATTCCGGTAGGTGTCATGCCGGACATGAATAACCGACCGGCTCTGGAAGTCGTTTTGACGGAAATCCATGCGGGTGGAAAGTTCGACCGGGAAGGGGGCTACAAAACCGGAACCGGGGGACTGCACGGCGTCGGGATTACCGCGGTGAACGCTCTCAGTGAATGGCTGGAAGCCGAAGTCCGGCGTGAAGGACATGTCTGGACGATGGATTTCCACCAGGGAATGTTGAAGACTCCGCTGAAGAAACTCGGCAAGACCGACAAAAGTGGAACCAAAATCACCTTCAAGCCTGATGGTACGATCTTCCCGGATATCAAATTTGTCTACGACACTCTGACCAAGCGACTCCAGGAACTCGCTTTCCTGAATGCCGGCGTGCGGATTCGCATTACTGATGAGCGTACCGGCCAGACGGATGAGTTTCACTATGAAGAAGGACTCGTGGAGTTTGTACGCCATTTGAACCGTACAGAGAATGTGCTCTATGAAGAAATCATTCACATCCAGGGGGAACTCGAAGGGGTGCAGGTCGATATTTCGGTGCAGCACAACGATGGTTCCACCGAAAATGTACGCTGTTTTGCCAATAATATTTTTAACATCGAAGGCGGAACCCACTTCTCCGGTTTCCGTGGTGCTTTAACCCGCTCGATCAACGCGTACGGTAAAAAAGCCAATCTCTTCAAAGACTTCACACCCAGCGGCGACGATTTCCGTGAAGGCCTGACGGCCGTGATTACCGTACGCGTTCCCGATCCTCAGTTTGAAGGTCAAACCAAGACGAAGCTCGGAAACAGTGAAGTCGAAGGCATTGTTCAGACGGTCGTGAATGAAAAGCTGACCAAGTTTTTCGAAGAGAACCCAGGCGTCGCGAAGAAGATCTCGCTGAAAGGTCTGTTGGCGGCTGAAGCCCGCGAAGCAGCCAAAAAAGCCCGCGAAATGGTCCGCCGCAAAGGGGCACTCACCACAGGTGGCTTGCCTGAAAAACTGCGTGATTGCCGCAGCCGCGAACTCGATATTACCGAACTCTACCTGGTCGAAGGTGATTCGGCCGGCGGTTCTGCAGACACCGGACGCGACTCCAACATCCAGGCGATTCTGCCACTGCGTGGTAAGATCCTGAATGTCGAAAAAGCACAACTGGTTAAAGTTCTGGATAACGCGGAAATCGCCAACATCTTCAAAGCAGTCGGCGTTCCTCCGGGAGCCGCCTTTGATGACGTTACGAAACGTCGCTATGGCAAGATTATCCTGATGACCGATGCCGACGTTGACGGTAGCCACATTCGTACGCTGCTGCTGACCTTCTTCTTCCGTCACATGCGGGAACTGGTCAACAATGGTTGCGTCTATGTCGCACAGCCACCTTTGTATAAAGTGACTCAAGGAAAAAAAATCCGCTATGTGCAGACGCAGGATGAAATGATGACCCAACTGATAGATCTGGCACTTTCGGGTTCCAATCTACAGCATGAAGACGGGACGATCTTTGAAGGAGAGATGCTGGAAAAACTGGTCAAACTGGTTTCTGATCTGGAAGAACCGTTGGGAACACTGGATCGTCGCGGCATTGATTTGAAGTTCCTCGCATCAAATTTTGCGACAGAAGCAGGCTTACTGCCGCAATACCGCATCTTTCTGGACAAACACCAGTTCTGGTTTACGACACAGGAAGAGATGGAACAATTCCTGAAAGAAGAAGAAGCCAAACGCGGCGATGAACTGCAGATTGCCGATGACAATGGTGCAGCAGAAACAGCGGAAGGCAGCGAAGAAGAAGAGGATGAGTTCGCGAAAGCAGGAGCCCTGCAGGTGACCGATCTGCACGAAATTCGCACGATTAACGATCTGTTACAGAAGCTGAAAGGCTACGGGATTCACCTGAAAGATTTCTACTCACCCGGAAACCGCAATGGCGAGCCCATCTATCCGTTTTGCATCAACAGTGGCAGCAATGCTTCCAAGCTGAGTAACCTCAGACAACTCCTGCCTTCGCTACGAGACATCGGTGAAAAAGGTCTCAAGCTGACTCGCTTCAAAGGGTTGGGCGAAATGAACTCAGAAGAACTCTGGGATACCAGCATGGATCCTGAAAAACGTGTGCTCCTGCAGGTAGGTATGCAGGACGCTGCTGCTGCTGACGAAATTTTCCGCGTCCTGATGGGCGATGTCGTGGAACCCCGCCGCGAGTTCATCGAGAAACATGCACTCGATGTGAAGAATCTGGATGTGTAA
- the dnaN gene encoding DNA polymerase III subunit beta — MKLSCSRSTLLSGFQIIGSVISSRTPKEVLKCAKLEAADGKATLSGTDLEVSIRFDFEEVEVMVPGQILLSVHELVSILREAHTDSVEIELKKDEESDQDFILIQAGKSEFRLSVHDPSEFPAVETFNESNYFEIPMQSFREMIRRTVFATDPESTRYALGGVLFDVEGDKLTLAATDGRRLAMVESACSYQGSEAYENNRPVIPAKAMSLIEKSLTGDEGNIQIAIRANDVIVKSGRSTIFGRLVEGRFPKYRDVIPPEPTHNIDLEVGTFFGAVRQAQIVTDVETRGVDFIFSSGLLTLKSVAASVGESKVEIPIPFEGDDIVITFDVRYLADFLKTLDSAAHIRLQLIDSDSAAVLKTDDGYTYVIMPLSQAR, encoded by the coding sequence ATGAAGCTCAGTTGTTCTCGATCTACCCTGTTATCCGGCTTTCAGATCATTGGAAGCGTTATCAGTTCCCGCACACCCAAAGAAGTTCTGAAGTGTGCCAAACTGGAAGCAGCAGACGGTAAAGCAACACTGAGTGGGACTGACCTGGAAGTCAGTATCCGCTTTGATTTCGAAGAAGTCGAAGTCATGGTGCCCGGGCAGATTCTGCTCTCCGTCCATGAGCTGGTATCCATCCTGCGGGAAGCCCATACCGATTCCGTGGAAATTGAACTCAAGAAAGACGAAGAATCCGACCAGGACTTCATCCTGATTCAGGCCGGGAAAAGTGAATTCCGCCTGTCAGTGCATGATCCCTCAGAGTTTCCCGCCGTGGAAACCTTCAATGAATCCAACTACTTCGAAATCCCGATGCAGTCATTTCGGGAAATGATTCGCCGCACCGTGTTTGCCACCGATCCGGAAAGCACGCGTTATGCACTCGGGGGAGTTCTATTTGATGTGGAAGGCGATAAATTAACCCTGGCAGCCACCGATGGCCGCCGACTCGCAATGGTCGAATCAGCGTGCAGTTACCAGGGTTCCGAAGCGTATGAAAATAATCGTCCCGTGATTCCCGCGAAAGCGATGTCACTAATCGAAAAGAGTCTGACAGGCGATGAAGGAAACATCCAGATCGCAATTCGGGCTAATGATGTGATTGTGAAAAGTGGTCGTTCCACCATTTTCGGCAGGCTTGTTGAAGGCCGATTCCCGAAATACCGTGATGTGATTCCTCCCGAACCGACTCACAATATCGATCTGGAAGTTGGCACCTTCTTCGGAGCAGTCCGCCAGGCACAGATTGTGACCGACGTGGAAACACGAGGAGTGGATTTCATCTTCTCCAGTGGACTGTTGACTTTGAAAAGTGTGGCGGCTTCCGTGGGGGAATCCAAAGTGGAAATCCCCATTCCCTTCGAAGGGGATGATATTGTGATCACGTTTGACGTGCGTTACCTGGCCGACTTTCTGAAGACACTCGACTCAGCTGCTCATATCAGACTGCAGTTGATCGATTCAGACAGCGCTGCGGTTCTGAAAACAGACGATGGCTACACGTACGTCATCATGCCTCTCTCGCAAGCACGGTAA
- a CDS encoding DUF721 domain-containing protein, translating into MSQKYEFKKSRAVPSPVPVSQVLSELIALKGLSRVQGDQRLTNAWKQAAGEKIAGQTTLMGIKNRIVQVGVENSALLNELNSFHKKSLLTKLQQEYGKQDVRDIRFRLKSKANK; encoded by the coding sequence ATGTCTCAAAAGTACGAATTCAAAAAGAGTCGTGCCGTGCCTTCTCCAGTACCTGTCTCCCAGGTACTTTCTGAGTTGATTGCATTAAAGGGGCTGTCCCGCGTGCAGGGAGACCAACGGCTGACAAATGCCTGGAAACAGGCTGCCGGCGAAAAAATCGCAGGTCAAACGACGCTGATGGGTATCAAAAACAGAATCGTGCAGGTTGGGGTCGAAAACTCTGCTCTGCTGAACGAGTTGAATTCGTTTCATAAGAAATCATTACTGACGAAATTACAGCAGGAGTACGGAAAACAGGATGTCCGCGATATTCGATTTCGCTTGAAATCCAAGGCAAACAAGTAG
- the hpt gene encoding hypoxanthine phosphoribosyltransferase → MKVLIDEEQINSRVIELGRELAQEYQNRPLTIIGILAGSLVLLADLIRAIDVPHQVGVLQASSYRGKSTTPGELQVNLDYLPDLTDRDVLLVDDIFDTGKTMQTVLAQIQDQNPRSLKSAVLLWKEEASQVELEPDYHCFKIPEHFVVGYGLDFNNEYRHLPFIASLEGSDLA, encoded by the coding sequence GTGAAAGTTCTGATTGATGAGGAACAGATCAACTCGCGCGTGATTGAATTGGGACGGGAACTTGCCCAGGAATATCAGAATCGGCCCTTAACCATTATCGGGATCCTGGCAGGCAGCCTGGTCCTGCTGGCCGATCTGATCCGGGCGATTGATGTGCCCCACCAGGTAGGTGTGTTACAGGCTTCCAGTTATCGCGGCAAATCAACCACGCCGGGAGAACTACAAGTGAATTTGGATTACCTGCCCGATTTAACAGACCGTGATGTTCTGCTGGTGGATGATATTTTCGATACCGGCAAAACCATGCAGACCGTGCTGGCTCAAATTCAGGACCAGAATCCGCGGTCACTGAAATCAGCCGTCCTGCTCTGGAAAGAAGAAGCATCACAGGTCGAACTGGAACCCGACTATCATTGCTTTAAAATTCCCGAACATTTTGTCGTCGGTTATGGGCTGGACTTCAACAACGAATACCGTCATCTGCCTTTCATCGCATCCCTGGAAGGCTCGGATCTCGCGTAA
- a CDS encoding FAD-dependent oxidoreductase yields MPNVDLIIFGGGIAGLWTMHEASRRGYRCLLLEAFALGSGQTVASQGIIHGGLKYTLQGMMTGSARRIREMPSIWRKSLAGEQLPDLSQTEIRSNNCYLWRTESLSSRLGMFGAKMGLQVVPENLAPEEVPDILSGCPGSIGRMDEQVISPYSLIRNMANAFPDQIFQYEPENLKFIHDQSGNLTAVQIQDREGTPISIQTAAVLLTAGSGNETLLKQANPDSAVQKSSLMQKRPLHMALVRGTLPPFNGHCVDGAKTRVTITSDIDCQGRTVWQIGGQVAETGVSMNRRELIEHAARELAASVPGIDLNGLEWNSYTVDRAEGSTKSGQRPETPQILQAGNLLTAWPTKLALAPQLAEEICERLSDIPMSPTALDDSWKSELTRLPRPQIALPPWETAVDWVRLDEPFSQREAA; encoded by the coding sequence GTGCCAAACGTTGATTTGATTATTTTCGGAGGAGGGATTGCCGGCCTGTGGACGATGCACGAAGCCAGTCGACGGGGATACAGGTGCCTGCTGCTGGAAGCATTCGCCTTAGGCAGCGGCCAGACCGTTGCTTCACAAGGAATCATTCACGGCGGTTTAAAATATACCCTGCAGGGCATGATGACCGGTTCCGCCCGTCGCATCCGTGAAATGCCATCAATCTGGCGAAAGTCGCTGGCCGGCGAACAGCTGCCCGATTTATCCCAGACTGAAATCCGCTCGAACAACTGCTATCTGTGGCGAACAGAATCACTGTCTTCCCGGCTGGGGATGTTCGGTGCCAAAATGGGGCTGCAGGTGGTCCCTGAAAATCTCGCGCCCGAAGAAGTACCTGACATCCTCTCTGGTTGCCCGGGATCGATTGGTCGGATGGACGAACAGGTGATTTCTCCTTACAGCCTGATTCGAAATATGGCGAATGCGTTTCCGGATCAGATTTTCCAGTACGAGCCAGAAAACCTGAAGTTCATCCACGACCAGAGTGGGAATCTGACTGCTGTTCAGATTCAGGATCGGGAAGGAACACCCATTTCTATTCAGACTGCGGCGGTCTTATTGACTGCGGGAAGCGGAAACGAAACATTATTAAAGCAGGCAAACCCGGACTCTGCCGTTCAGAAAAGCAGCCTGATGCAGAAACGGCCGCTGCATATGGCTCTGGTCAGAGGGACATTGCCTCCCTTTAATGGACATTGTGTGGATGGCGCGAAAACCAGAGTCACGATCACGTCAGACATCGATTGCCAGGGGCGCACGGTCTGGCAGATTGGTGGTCAGGTGGCAGAGACCGGTGTGAGCATGAATCGACGTGAGTTGATTGAGCATGCTGCCCGGGAGCTGGCGGCTTCGGTACCGGGAATAGACTTGAATGGACTGGAGTGGAATTCCTACACGGTGGATCGAGCTGAAGGTTCGACCAAATCAGGGCAACGACCGGAAACACCTCAGATCCTGCAGGCAGGGAATCTGTTGACAGCGTGGCCTACCAAGCTGGCACTGGCACCTCAACTGGCGGAAGAAATTTGTGAGCGGCTGTCTGACATTCCTATGTCCCCGACCGCGCTGGACGATTCCTGGAAGTCAGAACTGACGCGATTGCCTCGGCCGCAGATAGCTTTGCCTCCCTGGGAAACCGCCGTGGACTGGGTGAGACTTGATGAACCGTTTAGTCAACGAGAGGCTGCCTGA
- a CDS encoding (Fe-S)-binding protein has translation MAPKVGLFIPCYIDQLYPQVGIATLKVLEHFGVDVEYPETQTCCGQPMANTGCTNEVEPLAKRFLEIFKGYDAVVCPSGSCVSMVKHHYDEYFSGNAEFDALKAKTYEFCDYLTNVLEIKTLSGRFPHKVGLHQSCHGLRELRLASSSEVMGPPFGNVRVLLESIEGVELSQLQRPDECCGFGGTFAVAEEAVSCMMGEDRVHDHEQAGTEVLTALDMSCLMHLDGIIRRQKKPIRVMHISEILVECL, from the coding sequence ATGGCGCCCAAAGTCGGCTTGTTTATCCCCTGTTATATTGATCAACTGTACCCGCAGGTGGGCATCGCGACCCTGAAAGTATTAGAACATTTCGGGGTGGATGTAGAATATCCCGAAACCCAGACCTGCTGCGGCCAGCCCATGGCAAATACCGGCTGTACAAATGAAGTTGAGCCTCTGGCAAAACGGTTTCTGGAAATTTTCAAAGGCTATGATGCGGTTGTCTGTCCGTCAGGCAGTTGCGTCTCGATGGTCAAACATCATTATGATGAATATTTTTCAGGCAACGCCGAGTTTGATGCACTCAAAGCGAAAACCTACGAGTTCTGCGATTACCTGACCAACGTCCTGGAAATCAAAACCCTGTCGGGGCGGTTCCCTCACAAAGTTGGCCTGCATCAGAGTTGTCATGGACTGCGCGAATTAAGACTGGCCAGTTCCAGCGAAGTCATGGGCCCCCCTTTCGGTAATGTGCGCGTGCTGCTGGAAAGCATTGAGGGGGTGGAACTCTCTCAACTGCAAAGGCCCGATGAATGTTGTGGCTTTGGTGGTACCTTTGCGGTCGCTGAAGAAGCGGTCTCCTGCATGATGGGAGAAGATCGCGTGCACGACCACGAACAGGCGGGGACGGAAGTATTGACAGCTTTGGATATGTCCTGTCTGATGCACCTGGATGGTATTATCCGCCGCCAGAAGAAACCGATTCGAGTGATGCATATCTCTGAAATTTTAGTCGAGTGTTTGTAA